Proteins encoded by one window of Microplitis mediator isolate UGA2020A chromosome 1, iyMicMedi2.1, whole genome shotgun sequence:
- the LOC130678378 gene encoding uncharacterized protein LOC130678378, with protein MEQAMLPIHCVFHPHDHSDKPRHSLTGDILRAFGDAKYRAADKADGVVQKAKDQVGEVIGKIISKFQSKEGPPPAQPRPKAAPIPERPAPVFPSPSKPPTKPTLNPVKPASGFVLPPKPWETTPKPSVPEMTPTVRSSSPKFVFISDGITRELSPDEIIEIAHYFERSKKVSK; from the exons ATGGAGCAGGCGATGCTGCCGATACATTG tGTATTCCATCCTCACGACCATTCTGACAAACCTAGGCATTCTCTTACTGGTGATATTCTTCGGGCTTTCGGTGATGCTAAATATAGAGCTGCTGACAAAGCCGATGGT GTTGTACAAAAAGCCAAGGATCAAGTAGGGGAAGTAATAGGAAAAATCATAAGCAAATTTCAATCAAAAGAAGGACCTCCACCAGCTCAACCCAGGCCGAAGGCTGCTCCAATTCCTGAAAGACCAGCTCCAGTATTTCCTTCTCCATCGAAGCCTCCAACTAAACCCACTCTGAACCCTGTAAAACCAGCTTCAGGATTTGTATTACCGCCAAAGCCTTGGGAAACAACCCCAAAACCTTCTGTTCCAGAAATGACTCCCACCGTAAGGTCATCGAGTcctaaatttgtatttatttctgATGGAATTACACGAGAGCTATCACCGgatgaaattattgaaatagcACATTATTTTGAGCGGTCGAAGAAAGTATCTAAATGA
- the LOC130668107 gene encoding anaphase-promoting complex subunit 4, producing MSGTIRQLEERQLATEVTIMRWSPKMDLLAVANKKGEVSLHRLTWQRVWLVNPPEEFEVISNLSWHPDGKLLAVSYDNTKILHLIDIENKNIIHKQEYKPNNHITCMSWLSLSTQDLGNDNFSQLNLQNDNKSVLSPTGPYLPPLPTLNHTFTHEPGRKEFTAKNLDILFLGHESGEISMYVFGMFYCGKLKISDGMITEITGGCGNPIWISCKFDDNTIKVYRLSCPLLERSKAFLKLAQMQAQIDYLMDYLSQTLMAISEAWETILLEMDEKLTRYEDNEPPGTLAADFLELLMIGISSSKLASFLLHDLSDKGLKKLAHSIEICYSNIQKLVLKHLNSVGMALAYQLGEMQGMARFGGDYEALGLENDKQITTALHAVETFLAKSSEIQQVIDQSMKEYKAFFRWLYVEIAKLTDEKIPSEASKISQQELTFIAEFLLNFDTSKNNKINDTTNPSTSTSSHMDMTNISSCSSSNSNSNNNNNDIDNNNSSTRRKGVNLEKLGQYLRREPLKIPLSVEGSEWGSMLQENKCLLEHPLIIKQDLNMSLLQAHDLVVETIGKVFLDAYKGLVNHFKIDSIDLTTGKFTNDNNCDHNLSSQIVDDNGELFFATTDSDGKILRIFKIEVYECDDDDDDDGDDGDGDNVEMVFKSTIIDFNNRRESFSKTAMDLKIIDLQFYSINYLSLLVFNKNNSTTCLIQLPIKEDKLFSDNEDNCLSISDFIGNNLPKSFSGITAGKIVVSGQRKVAAILSENNRKIRLLETEVEPDDDDDEEDEDDDDSSNLTKSINDSRQDISMDMSNINESLS from the exons atgtccGGTACAATAAGACAATTAGAAGAGCGTCAATTAGCTACAGAAGTAACAATAATGCGGTGGTCTCCTAAAATGGACCTTCTAGCTGTTGCTAATAAAAAag gTGAAGTGTCGCTGCATCGGTTGACATGGCAACGAGTCTGGCTGGTGAATCCACCAGAAGAATTTGAAGTAATTTCGAATTTATCATGGCATCCTGACGGTAAATTATTAGCCGTCTCGTATGATAACACAAAAATCCTTCACTTAATTGacattgaaaacaaaaatatcattcATAAGCAAGAATACAAACCAAATAATCATATAACTTGCATGTCTTGGTTGTCATTATCAACCCAAGACTTGGGGAATGATAACTTcagtcaattaaatttacaaaatgataataaatcagTATTGTCACCTACTGGTCCATATCTGCCGCCATTACCGACTTTGAACCATACGTTCACTCACGAGCCTGGACGCAAAGAATTCACAGCAAAAAATCTCGACATACTTTTCCTGGGTCATGAATCTGGTGAGATATCGATGTATGTATTCGGTATGTTCTATtgcgggaaattaaaaatatctgatGGAATGATAACGGAAATAACTGGCGGCTGTGGTAATCCCATTTGGATCAGTTGTAAATTTGATGATAATACAATTAAAGTCTATAGACTGTCTTGTCCTTTGTTGGAGAGAAGCAAAGCGTTTTTGAAATTAGCGCAAATGCAGGCACAGATTGATTATTTGATGGACTATTTATCCCAGACTTTGATGGCTATTTCGGAAGCATGGGAGACAATATTGTTGGAGATGGATGAAAAATTAACGCGCTATGAAGATAATGAACCGCCTGGTACTTTGGCTGCTGATTTTTTAGAGTTATTGATGATCGGTATTTCATCAAGCAAATTGGCAAGTTTTTTGTTACATGATTTGTCAGACAaggggttaaaaaaattagcacatagtattgaaatttgttatagtaatattcag aaattagtTTTGAAACATTTAAATAGTGTTGGGATGGCGTTAGCTTATCAATTGGGAGAAATGCAGGGTATGGCAAGATTTGGTGGTGACTATGAAGCACTTGGTTTAGAAAATGATAAACAAATAACGACAGCATTACATGCCGTTGAAACATTTTTAGCTAAATCGTCTGAAATCCAACAGGTTATTGATCAAAGTATGAAAGAATACAAAGCGTttttcag GTGGTTGTATGTAGAGATTGCAAAATTAACCGATGAAAAAATTCCATCAGAAGCCAGCAAAATATCCCAGCAAGAGCTGACGTTTATCGCcgaatttttacttaatttcgATACCagtaagaataataaaattaatgacacAACAAATCCCAGCACGAGCACGTCATCGCACATGGACATGACCAACATCAGCAGTTGTAGCAGCAGCAATAGCAatagcaacaataataataatgatattgataataataattcaagtaCAAGACGTAAAGGAGTGAATCTAGAAAAACTAGGTCAGTATTTACGCCGCGAACCCTTGAAAATTCCGCTGTCAGTTGAAGGGAGCGAATGGGGTTCGATgcttcaagaaaataaatgtctGCTCGAGCATCCATTGATAATAAAACAAGACTTGAATATGTCGTTATTGCAAGCCCATGACCTTGTGGTTGAAACCATTGGGAAAGTATTTCTGGATGCGTACAAAGGATTAGTCAAtcatttcaaaattgactCGATTGATCTGACTACTGGTAAATTTAcgaatgacaataattgtgaTCATAATTTATCATCGCAAATAGTTGATGATAATGgggaattattttttgctaCCACTGACagtgatggtaaaattttgagaatttttaaaatcgaagTTTATGAAtgcgatgatgatgatgatgatgatggtgatgatggtgatggtgATAATGTGGAAATGGTTTTTAAATCGACGATAATCGATTTTAATAATCGAcgag agTCGTTTTCAAAAACTGCaatggatttaaaaataatagacctacagttttattcaattaattacttaagtTTATTAGTgttcaataaaaacaatagTACTACTTGTTTAATACAACTACCGATCAaagaagataaattatttagtgatAATGAGGATAATTGTTTGAGTATCAGTGATTTTATTGGCAATAATTTGCCAAAGTCATTTAGCGGCATAACGGCTGGTAAAATAGTCGTATCGGGGCAGCGTAAAGTCGCTGCGATATTGAGTGAAAATAATCGTAAAATTCGGCTACTGGAGACTGAAGTTGAGCcggatgatgatgacgatgaagaggatgaagatgatgatgacaGCAGTAATTTAACTAAAAGTATTAATGATTCACGCCAAGATATTTCAATGGATATGTCGAATATCAATGAAAGTTtatcgtaa
- the LOC130669450 gene encoding uncharacterized protein LOC130669450 — MHVKVFILTLSACVFAEPHSVAPNAPNAPHSYTGDFLRKIGDFKHQEADVADNIFNSLKFHGNRNAHTAPGDLLRGVGDFKYRAADAADDVVGSIKDKVGQGTSLISGVFQGLLNKKHSGSEHHPTPSTSPAPTLPPQTGSTDFSASFTPPQPGFTYPSGPPAGSIDFSGSYKPSFPPQKGSQPGLSYPSGPPAGSIDFSGSYKPSFPPQKGSQPGLSYPSGPPAGSIDLSASYNPSSPPQIGSQPGFSYPTKSPTGSVDFSGSAGYYPDYDVYPYPDVRKAEGRFVFIYDGGQRDLTVDEIIQAGRYLEAAKKAALNDKKKTS, encoded by the exons atgcatgttaaagtttttatattaACTCTTTCTGCTTGTGTATTTGCTGAG cctCATTCCGTAGCACCAAATGCACCAAATGCACCTCACAGTTACACTGGagatttcctacgaaaaatcGGTGATTTCAAACATCAAGAAGCTGACGTTGCTGAcaatatt tttaactCATTGAAATTTCACGGTAATCGGAATGCTCATACAGCTCCGGGTGATTTATTACGAGGTGTTGGTGATTTTAAGTATCGGGCGGCAGATGCTGCTGATGAt GTAGTAGGATCAATCAAAGATAAGGTAGGGCAAGGAACATCGTTAATTTCCGGTGTATTTCAAGGACTTTTAAATAAGAAACATTCAGGAAGTGAACATCATCCGACCCCATCGACATCACCTGCTCCTACTCTGCCACCACAAACAGGGTCTACAGACTTTTCTGCATCATTTACTCCACCACAGCCAGGTTTTACATACCCATCAGGGCCACCTGCAGGATCTATAGACTTCTCTGGATCATATAAACCATCTTTCCCACCACAAAAAGGATCACAGCCAGGTCTTTCATACCCATCAGGGCCACCTGCAGGATCTATAGACTTCTCTGGATCATATAAACCATCTTTCCCACCACAAAAAGGATCACAGCCAGGTCTTTCATACCCATCAGGGCCACCTGCAGGATCTATAGACTTGTCTGCATCATATAATCCGTCTTCCCCACCACAAATAGGATCACAGCCAGGTTTTTCATACCCAACAAAGTCACCTACAGGATCTGTAGACTTTTCTGGATCAGCAGGATATTACCCCGATTACGATGTGTATCCATATCCAGACGTCAGAAAAGCAGAAGGCCGTTTCGTATTCATATATGATGGAGGACAAAGGGATCTAACGGTCGATGAAATTATTCAAGCTGGAAGATATCTTGAAGCAGCAAAAAAGGCAGCtctcaatgataaaaaaaagacatcATAG